One region of Halomonas huangheensis genomic DNA includes:
- a CDS encoding ABC transporter ATP-binding protein: MSAAAAVDQAPEQQHSEALLEIRGLEKRFSLSGDFLEQLKFRRGRLVREQSHVHAINGVDLTIQRGEALCVVGESGCGKSTVARTVMGLLRPSGGEIHYDGERIDHLDSRALLPYRKRMQMIFQNPYASLNPRMTIQQTLEEPIRLHHADWSPQQVRDKVAEVMTDVGIAPDWGSRYGHEFSGGQRQRIAIARALAVDPEFIVADEPISALDVSIQAQVLNLLMEAQQERNLTYLFITHDLAVVEHFGTRVAVMYLGRVCEVASTATLFARPRHPYTQALMSAIPRLEDDRPQHIRLTGEVPTPVNLPTGCVFHGRCPSANERCRREIPHLIATDDGSLVACHGVEEGRLT, translated from the coding sequence ATGAGTGCAGCCGCAGCTGTCGATCAGGCCCCGGAACAGCAGCACAGCGAGGCGCTGCTGGAGATTCGTGGCCTCGAAAAGCGCTTCTCGCTATCGGGCGATTTCCTGGAGCAGTTGAAGTTTCGCCGTGGGCGCCTTGTCCGGGAACAGTCGCATGTCCATGCCATCAACGGCGTCGATCTAACAATCCAACGCGGCGAAGCGCTCTGCGTTGTCGGCGAATCCGGTTGCGGCAAGTCGACCGTGGCACGCACGGTAATGGGCCTACTGCGCCCCAGTGGCGGTGAGATCCATTATGACGGCGAGCGTATCGACCATCTGGACTCGCGTGCCCTGCTTCCTTATCGCAAACGCATGCAGATGATCTTCCAGAACCCCTATGCTTCGCTGAACCCGCGCATGACCATTCAGCAGACGCTGGAAGAACCGATCAGGCTGCATCACGCCGACTGGAGTCCACAGCAGGTCAGGGACAAGGTGGCCGAAGTGATGACCGATGTCGGCATCGCGCCAGACTGGGGGAGTCGCTATGGGCACGAATTTTCCGGTGGTCAGCGTCAGCGTATTGCCATTGCGCGTGCGCTGGCCGTGGACCCGGAGTTCATTGTTGCCGATGAGCCGATATCGGCGCTCGACGTCTCGATTCAGGCTCAGGTATTGAACCTGCTGATGGAAGCGCAGCAGGAGCGCAATCTTACCTACCTGTTCATTACCCACGATCTCGCTGTTGTCGAACACTTCGGTACGCGAGTTGCGGTCATGTATCTGGGGCGAGTGTGTGAGGTCGCATCAACGGCAACCCTGTTTGCTCGACCGCGGCATCCTTACACTCAGGCACTGATGTCGGCAATTCCACGCCTCGAGGATGACCGGCCACAGCATATTCGTTTGACTGGTGAGGTGCCGACTCCAGTCAACCTGCCGACAGGTTGTGTGTTCCACGGGCGCTGCCCATCAGCCAATGAGCGTTGTCGCAGGGAAATCCCCCACTTGATCGCCACTGATGATGGTAGCCTGGTTGCCTGCCATGGCGTAGAGGAAGGCCGTCTTACCTGA
- a CDS encoding LysR family transcriptional regulator: MEIRWLEDFLALARTRHFSRAAEEQNVTQPTFSRRIKLLEEEMGTTLINRQTLPLSLTPAGEAFLGMCHDVTRRVEVARQRLAQMAEEQAGQLRLGAPQGLLTSFLPHWLANWESPPPLVPYLRATAWLMGDYFHALASGEIDIAICYWPVSGSPLELANDETEYVVLGRERFMPVCLPNDKGNPRFALDNGKSGPLPLIAYHPRGMIDAAIRAHLDRLGDCPTLTVLNESIQSGNIRELVMLGYGLGWLPERSLGNALTNGELVPAGHQRWNVEFEIRLYRHLSTGRASVDDAWQQIREHCRDSGMTE; the protein is encoded by the coding sequence ATGGAAATCCGTTGGCTGGAAGATTTTCTGGCATTGGCTCGGACACGACATTTTTCCCGTGCGGCCGAAGAGCAGAATGTGACACAGCCCACTTTCTCGAGACGCATCAAGCTGCTCGAGGAAGAGATGGGCACAACTCTGATCAACCGCCAGACTCTACCACTGTCACTGACTCCCGCAGGGGAAGCCTTTCTGGGGATGTGTCACGACGTGACCCGCCGTGTCGAAGTGGCTCGGCAGCGTCTTGCGCAGATGGCAGAGGAACAGGCAGGACAACTGCGCCTGGGAGCACCTCAGGGACTACTGACGAGTTTTCTGCCACATTGGCTGGCCAATTGGGAGTCTCCGCCTCCGCTTGTGCCCTATCTCCGTGCCACCGCCTGGTTGATGGGAGACTACTTCCACGCGCTGGCCTCCGGTGAAATTGATATAGCTATCTGCTACTGGCCAGTATCCGGCAGTCCTCTGGAACTGGCCAATGACGAGACGGAGTACGTGGTACTTGGCCGTGAACGCTTCATGCCGGTTTGTTTACCCAACGACAAGGGTAATCCACGGTTTGCGTTGGATAACGGCAAGTCCGGCCCCCTACCGTTGATCGCCTATCATCCACGCGGCATGATCGACGCCGCCATACGCGCTCACCTTGATCGACTTGGCGATTGCCCGACGCTTACGGTACTCAATGAGAGTATCCAGAGTGGCAACATTCGTGAACTGGTGATGCTGGGTTACGGTCTCGGCTGGCTACCAGAGCGCAGCCTGGGCAACGCCCTGACCAATGGAGAGCTGGTGCCAGCGGGCCATCAACGCTGGAATGTTGAGTTCGAAATACGCCTCTATCGCCACCTGAGCACCGGAAGGGCTTCCGTGGATGATGCCTGGCAACAGATTCGGGAACACTGCAGAGACTCAGGAATGACAGAGTGA
- a CDS encoding hydrolase gives MTARLSDMTGFRAPSLIRNPHVQTLLPRILRPPPLVWRGEWFDLPDGDEVELGWVSPEPQDDEAPILVMFHGLEGSIASPYASAILGTAAHVGHRALIMHFRGCGSRPNRRPRAYHSGDTGDARVVLEELRRRYPLAPLRVCGVSLGGNMLLRLLAEPGSEVLGIASALVISAPLDLAACSERLSQGFSRVYERHLLKSLKRKVIPRLVSGELPLEASAEQVARVKRLRDYDDIITAPLHGFANAEDYYTRASSGPVLDRIAVPTWLVHAEDDPFMPADLLQRFPRRSAKLKVEVSRHGGHVGFMRGSGWRYTPWLEERTIQFLGG, from the coding sequence ATGACTGCTCGATTGTCGGATATGACAGGGTTCCGTGCACCGTCGCTGATTCGTAACCCTCATGTACAAACGCTTTTGCCGCGTATATTGCGGCCCCCACCACTCGTCTGGCGCGGCGAGTGGTTCGACCTGCCTGATGGTGATGAAGTGGAGCTGGGCTGGGTAAGCCCTGAGCCACAGGATGACGAGGCGCCGATTCTGGTGATGTTTCACGGACTGGAAGGCAGCATTGCTTCGCCCTATGCATCCGCCATTCTTGGCACGGCCGCACACGTCGGTCACCGAGCGCTGATCATGCATTTCAGAGGCTGCGGCTCGCGGCCCAATCGCCGCCCTCGCGCTTACCATAGCGGTGATACCGGTGATGCCCGAGTGGTGCTTGAGGAACTGCGCCGCCGCTATCCTCTTGCGCCCTTGCGGGTCTGTGGCGTCTCGCTGGGTGGCAATATGCTACTCAGGCTGCTTGCCGAACCCGGCAGTGAGGTGCTCGGTATTGCCTCGGCATTGGTGATCAGTGCCCCTCTGGACCTCGCTGCCTGCTCCGAACGCCTGAGCCAGGGGTTTTCCAGGGTTTATGAGCGCCATCTTCTCAAGTCACTCAAGCGCAAGGTGATTCCCCGTCTAGTGAGTGGCGAGCTACCACTCGAGGCCAGCGCGGAGCAGGTCGCCAGAGTCAAACGCCTAAGAGACTATGACGACATCATCACCGCCCCACTGCATGGCTTCGCCAATGCCGAAGACTATTACACGCGGGCCTCGAGTGGACCGGTGCTCGACCGTATCGCTGTGCCTACGTGGCTTGTACATGCCGAGGATGATCCCTTCATGCCGGCGGATCTTCTACAGCGTTTCCCACGCCGTTCAGCAAAGCTGAAAGTGGAAGTCAGCCGTCATGGAGGACATGTCGGCTTCATGCGTGGCAGTGGCTGGCGCTACACTCCTTGGCTTGAAGAACGAACGATCCAGTTTCTTGGAGGCTGA
- a CDS encoding translocation/assembly module TamB domain-containing protein — MKTGRFAWALIRLVIFLPLWLVGLALLLVGLVLTPWGTKFALDQGARMGMLQYESVEGALLDSMDLQGFRLEVGSIRVSVDDLSLAWAEDCLLQGRVCLDHLRVAGADVRIGESEGKEEPVEEEPAGDGLTRMELPFPIEIREVGLDDVTIYLADGTRLEWKSFTTGAIAEGGTVAVEPTRLAGLRVILPLTPGAMLALSASEHEGPVISSDAIDAAIDVSSPLAAELQGLASRPLEERPRIELPEITLPLAVEVPELLVEDAALDGAAEYGVERLNLSLEARDQRVTIKPLAVSSVDADARLRADVTLSGDYPLNALLEADLYLPQRFPALDGERVELQLGGSLGELQVDLNLSGPVESQLTARVDALDPTFPFEATFTSPRLQWPMEGMQPTVADGSEETAEETTEGETSADEDHKPVSEQQPWIITDIDIKSSGSLVGHQIQLALNAEGPELPPTQVALEGGGDFKHFRWAPLSVSMDAGKLITEGEVSWEDGIDVNADLNLDSVNPAPFVEGLEGDLSGEAQVAFQLVENDWEVEVPVLDIHGSLDDRQLSLQGELSGNSDMQWNIKDFDFRQGDNRITLAGLISESRLDVNGQIDLPKMAELYPGLAGSLNGRIDAGGSLKAPQLDVALEGSGTGFQDNRVGRLNLVARVAGLEDPTLDIRLDADALEAGGQQFNSVALTLDGRLSNHQLALDVDGNDDGPLNSLTLAMDGAMNAARDRYRGTLTPLEIVVPQGRITLDQPLAFNANIAQSSVEADPFCLRREQGGAVCITEPLKASADSGRVVLTINELPMDLVNESLPDGWSIDGDTQADLTAGWSSGGSRWQAQADIDSDVSVTGVDAYGKAWTVPATTLALQADASEARIDVNLDVGLADNGDLGLDLAINDPMGNGALDGQLNISNVRLDPYRPLATGVDELEGALNGNITIAGTRAAPNLSGDINLSSLRVHGVDIPVAVTDGDLDIRLAGDRADISGYLNAEQGRLNIDGDATWPQGSWEANVALSAVQDPLLATMPAFGRIKLAPDLTIRATPSLLRVRGDVTIPWARLEVGKLPPSAVAPSGDEIIITREMDEAAREANAAAAEAEPGASTAQAMADAGMAIDIRVNLRLGPDMKLEAYGLETELEGNLEVRQVNGPLQLFGDVNLVDGRFRAYGQDLQIREGTIIFGGAPAQPLLDFEAIRNPANTADGVIAGLRVTGVASQPDLEIFSEPSMDETRALSYVLTGRAPEDGGGGSGGALTSALIGITLGKTGGAVGALGETFGIEDLSLDTSGSGDDSQVVVSGRLTDRLEVGYGVGVFSPIAELTLTYQLWRDLYLEAVSGSSQAVDLIYTFSFPGNPPDLD, encoded by the coding sequence ATGAAGACAGGACGTTTTGCCTGGGCGCTGATCCGGCTGGTGATCTTCTTGCCGCTGTGGCTGGTAGGCCTGGCGTTGTTACTGGTTGGCCTGGTGCTCACTCCCTGGGGTACCAAATTTGCCCTGGATCAGGGCGCACGTATGGGCATGCTGCAATACGAGAGTGTCGAAGGCGCTCTGCTCGACAGCATGGATCTACAAGGATTTCGCCTCGAAGTGGGCAGTATTCGCGTCTCGGTTGACGACTTGTCACTGGCCTGGGCGGAAGACTGTCTGCTGCAGGGTCGCGTATGCCTTGATCACCTACGTGTCGCCGGTGCTGATGTTCGCATCGGCGAAAGTGAGGGCAAGGAAGAACCCGTCGAAGAAGAGCCTGCTGGTGACGGATTGACCCGTATGGAGCTGCCATTCCCGATCGAGATCCGTGAAGTTGGTCTTGATGATGTGACGATCTATCTTGCCGACGGCACTCGCCTTGAGTGGAAGAGCTTCACCACTGGTGCGATTGCCGAAGGGGGAACCGTCGCGGTCGAGCCAACCCGCCTCGCGGGTTTGCGCGTCATATTGCCGCTGACGCCGGGAGCGATGTTGGCGCTCAGTGCCTCGGAGCACGAGGGGCCTGTCATCAGTTCCGACGCCATCGATGCTGCTATTGATGTCAGCTCTCCCCTGGCAGCCGAGCTGCAAGGGCTCGCAAGCCGCCCGCTGGAAGAACGGCCTCGTATTGAACTGCCGGAAATCACTTTGCCGCTGGCAGTGGAGGTTCCCGAGTTGCTGGTGGAGGACGCTGCACTGGACGGTGCCGCGGAGTATGGTGTTGAGCGTCTCAACCTGTCGCTTGAAGCCCGCGACCAACGAGTCACCATCAAACCACTGGCCGTGTCATCGGTGGATGCCGACGCTCGGCTGCGGGCCGATGTCACCCTGAGCGGAGATTATCCGCTGAACGCCTTGCTGGAAGCAGATCTCTATCTGCCGCAGCGTTTCCCGGCGCTCGACGGTGAGCGGGTAGAGCTGCAATTGGGAGGCAGCCTTGGCGAACTTCAGGTTGACCTGAATCTCTCCGGCCCGGTCGAGTCACAGTTGACCGCTCGGGTCGACGCTCTGGACCCCACGTTTCCCTTTGAAGCCACTTTCACCAGTCCACGGCTGCAATGGCCTATGGAAGGTATGCAGCCAACGGTGGCCGATGGCTCCGAGGAAACGGCAGAGGAAACGACAGAGGGTGAGACTTCAGCTGACGAGGACCACAAGCCAGTCAGCGAGCAGCAACCGTGGATCATCACGGATATTGATATCAAGTCATCCGGAAGTCTGGTGGGGCATCAGATACAGCTGGCCCTGAATGCCGAAGGCCCTGAGCTGCCGCCTACACAGGTTGCCCTTGAGGGAGGCGGTGATTTCAAGCATTTCCGTTGGGCTCCGCTGTCGGTGAGCATGGACGCTGGAAAGCTGATTACCGAAGGCGAAGTGAGCTGGGAAGATGGTATTGATGTCAACGCTGATCTGAATCTGGATTCCGTCAATCCAGCGCCCTTTGTCGAAGGCCTTGAAGGTGATCTCAGTGGTGAAGCGCAGGTGGCTTTCCAGTTGGTCGAGAATGACTGGGAAGTTGAAGTGCCTGTGCTGGATATTCATGGCAGTCTCGATGATCGCCAGCTGTCGCTGCAAGGCGAGCTGTCCGGCAATAGCGATATGCAGTGGAACATCAAGGACTTCGATTTCCGTCAGGGCGACAATCGCATCACCCTCGCGGGACTGATCAGTGAGTCGCGCCTTGATGTCAACGGCCAGATCGACCTGCCGAAGATGGCTGAACTCTATCCGGGGCTGGCGGGCAGCCTGAATGGCAGGATCGATGCCGGCGGTAGCCTCAAGGCGCCACAGTTGGATGTGGCGTTGGAAGGTTCCGGCACTGGCTTCCAGGACAACCGGGTCGGTAGACTGAATCTGGTCGCCAGGGTTGCTGGCCTTGAGGATCCCACGCTCGATATTCGCCTGGATGCCGATGCCCTTGAAGCGGGTGGTCAGCAGTTCAACTCAGTGGCACTGACACTCGATGGTCGTCTCTCCAACCATCAACTGGCACTGGATGTGGATGGTAACGATGACGGGCCGCTCAATAGCCTGACGTTGGCAATGGATGGGGCGATGAATGCGGCACGTGATCGCTATCGCGGCACTCTGACACCACTTGAGATCGTCGTGCCGCAAGGTCGTATCACCCTCGACCAGCCGCTGGCTTTCAATGCCAATATTGCGCAATCTTCCGTCGAAGCCGATCCGTTCTGTCTGCGTCGTGAGCAGGGCGGCGCTGTCTGCATTACCGAGCCGCTGAAGGCTTCTGCTGATAGTGGCCGGGTTGTGCTGACGATCAATGAACTACCGATGGATCTGGTCAACGAGTCACTACCCGATGGCTGGAGCATCGATGGTGACACTCAAGCCGACTTGACGGCGGGCTGGTCATCGGGCGGCAGCCGCTGGCAGGCACAGGCGGATATCGACAGTGATGTCAGTGTCACTGGCGTCGATGCCTACGGCAAGGCATGGACTGTACCAGCAACGACACTTGCCTTGCAGGCTGACGCCAGCGAAGCACGTATTGATGTCAATCTGGATGTGGGGCTCGCCGATAATGGTGATCTCGGTCTTGACCTAGCGATCAATGATCCCATGGGCAACGGCGCACTCGATGGTCAACTGAATATCAGTAATGTGCGTCTTGATCCATACCGCCCACTGGCCACTGGTGTGGACGAGCTTGAAGGAGCACTCAATGGCAATATCACCATTGCAGGTACTCGTGCGGCTCCCAATCTCAGTGGTGACATCAATCTATCGAGTCTGCGAGTACACGGAGTCGACATCCCAGTGGCGGTGACCGACGGCGACCTCGATATCCGTCTCGCCGGTGATCGTGCCGATATCTCCGGTTACCTCAATGCCGAGCAGGGACGACTGAATATCGATGGCGATGCCACCTGGCCACAAGGTAGTTGGGAAGCCAATGTGGCGTTGTCGGCGGTACAGGATCCGCTGTTGGCCACCATGCCTGCATTCGGTCGTATCAAGTTGGCTCCGGACCTGACCATCCGCGCCACTCCTTCGCTATTGCGTGTCAGGGGCGATGTGACGATCCCATGGGCGCGTCTCGAAGTCGGTAAGCTACCGCCATCAGCAGTGGCACCCAGTGGTGATGAAATCATCATCACGCGAGAGATGGATGAGGCTGCTCGCGAAGCCAATGCAGCAGCCGCAGAGGCTGAACCGGGCGCCTCGACAGCGCAAGCCATGGCCGATGCCGGTATGGCGATCGATATTCGTGTCAACCTGCGCCTTGGTCCTGACATGAAACTGGAGGCCTATGGCCTGGAGACCGAGCTGGAAGGCAATCTCGAGGTGCGCCAGGTCAATGGACCTCTGCAGCTGTTTGGCGACGTCAATCTTGTCGATGGCCGCTTCCGCGCTTACGGTCAGGACCTTCAGATTCGTGAGGGCACCATCATCTTCGGTGGTGCACCGGCGCAACCTCTGCTCGACTTCGAGGCTATCCGTAATCCGGCCAACACTGCTGACGGCGTCATTGCCGGTCTTCGAGTGACAGGTGTCGCATCCCAACCTGATCTGGAAATCTTCTCGGAGCCGTCGATGGATGAGACTCGAGCACTGTCCTATGTACTTACCGGTCGCGCACCGGAAGATGGCGGCGGTGGTTCCGGCGGTGCTCTGACCTCGGCCTTGATCGGGATTACGCTCGGCAAGACAGGCGGCGCAGTGGGAGCCCTGGGGGAGACCTTCGGCATTGAAGATTTGAGTCTGGATACCTCGGGTAGTGGTGACGATAGCCAGGTAGTGGTCAGTGGCCGTCTTACCGACCGTCTCGAGGTGGGCTATGGCGTAGGTGTGTTCTCGCCGATTGCCGAGCTTACCTTGACCTACCAGCTATGGCGCGACCTGTATCTCGAAGCAGTATCTGGATCGTCTCAGGCAGTGGATCTGATCTATACCTTCAGCTTCCCGGGTAATCCCCCCGATCTTGATTAA
- a CDS encoding autotransporter assembly complex protein TamA produces the protein MDNRQPLRGKLLYWGSALMMLTVPVSAVALDAKIEGIEGDMADNVEIYLKNLDGGVYSINRLRAEVLRLTQEAMRVYGYYEPQVEIQFDSEEDPEEVALLINKGEPVTLEVIDFSLKGDAASDEPFQQAIDDYPQELGDVLLHEPYGSLKSRLQALNIERGYFDWQFTDERMEVRPWAHSARLYLGVNSGPRYRFGNVSIKGNHILEERLRNLVPFDYGDPYLASDVAELNNNLGSTEWFGSISVRPRLDRQKGALALPEHDSWWYALDVDGISEPVQGPRVSRSALTSATSLYAPEHPYMPVDVVVTPADRHQFQTGIGFATDVGPRLQFSWDQPWINRYGHSLDHKLYLSGPDQQFSGTYNIPLDDPLRDSYRLQYGLRNQDIEDTESFESTVDFGRRWEFDNGWEQVIYLRATYEDFTQADESNQVLLLYPGVQWSRTRTRNPQFPSWGDRQSLNLQYSSESWGSDAEFFRMTGDTAWIRMLGDDNRFIGRLGVGMIETDDFANIPPSLRFFTGGDTTVRGYSYESLSPEDDNGKLTGGQNLVTGSIEAQRRIKGKWWAAAFVDAGDAFDEWWPDTLNKSAGLGVRWISPVGPIRVDLAHPFDNDDSVRFHFAIGPEF, from the coding sequence ATGGACAATCGTCAGCCCTTACGAGGGAAGTTGCTGTACTGGGGCTCGGCTCTGATGATGCTGACCGTTCCCGTGTCCGCGGTGGCTCTCGATGCGAAGATCGAGGGTATTGAAGGGGACATGGCCGATAACGTCGAGATCTACCTGAAGAACCTCGATGGCGGTGTATATAGCATCAACCGCTTGCGTGCGGAGGTCTTGAGGCTGACTCAGGAAGCCATGCGAGTCTATGGCTATTACGAGCCACAGGTCGAAATCCAGTTCGACAGCGAAGAAGATCCGGAAGAAGTAGCATTGCTCATCAACAAGGGAGAGCCGGTTACTCTTGAAGTCATCGACTTCTCGCTGAAAGGCGATGCTGCCAGTGACGAACCATTCCAGCAGGCCATTGACGACTATCCTCAAGAGCTCGGCGATGTACTGCTGCATGAGCCCTATGGAAGTCTCAAGAGCCGCTTGCAGGCGCTGAACATCGAACGTGGCTACTTCGATTGGCAGTTTACTGATGAGCGCATGGAGGTTCGTCCATGGGCCCACAGTGCGCGCCTCTATCTGGGCGTGAACAGTGGGCCGCGCTACCGCTTCGGTAATGTATCGATCAAGGGCAATCACATTCTGGAAGAGCGCCTGCGTAACCTGGTGCCATTCGATTATGGCGATCCCTATCTCGCCAGTGACGTCGCCGAGCTGAACAATAATCTCGGCTCCACAGAGTGGTTTGGCTCGATCAGCGTGCGCCCGCGCCTGGATCGCCAGAAGGGCGCGTTGGCGCTACCGGAGCACGATTCCTGGTGGTATGCCCTGGATGTCGATGGCATCTCCGAGCCTGTACAAGGCCCCAGGGTCAGTCGATCGGCATTGACCTCAGCGACGTCGCTGTATGCGCCGGAGCACCCCTATATGCCGGTTGATGTCGTGGTTACACCCGCGGACCGACATCAGTTTCAGACTGGTATTGGTTTTGCCACGGATGTCGGGCCAAGGCTGCAGTTTTCCTGGGACCAGCCCTGGATCAACCGCTATGGGCATAGTCTCGATCACAAGCTTTATCTGTCAGGACCGGATCAGCAGTTCAGCGGTACTTACAATATTCCACTGGATGACCCGCTTCGCGATAGTTATCGCCTGCAGTATGGCCTGCGCAACCAGGATATCGAAGATACCGAAAGCTTCGAGAGCACGGTCGATTTCGGTCGACGTTGGGAGTTTGATAATGGCTGGGAGCAGGTTATCTACTTGCGTGCCACCTATGAGGACTTCACGCAGGCCGATGAATCCAACCAGGTATTGCTGTTGTACCCCGGTGTGCAGTGGTCCCGGACCCGCACGCGTAATCCGCAGTTTCCCTCCTGGGGCGATCGCCAGTCCCTGAACCTGCAGTATTCCAGCGAATCCTGGGGCTCAGACGCCGAGTTCTTTCGCATGACCGGCGATACCGCATGGATTCGTATGCTGGGTGACGACAATCGTTTCATCGGTCGTCTGGGAGTCGGCATGATCGAGACCGATGATTTCGCCAATATTCCGCCATCTCTGCGTTTTTTCACTGGCGGCGACACCACGGTCAGGGGGTATAGCTACGAGTCTCTGTCACCCGAGGATGATAACGGCAAGCTGACCGGTGGTCAGAACCTGGTGACTGGCAGCATCGAAGCCCAGCGTCGCATCAAGGGCAAGTGGTGGGCGGCGGCATTCGTGGATGCCGGTGATGCCTTCGACGAATGGTGGCCTGATACGCTGAACAAGAGTGCAGGCCTTGGTGTGCGCTGGATATCTCCGGTAGGGCCGATTCGAGTGGATCTGGCACATCCGTTTGATAATGACGACAGCGTTCGATTCCATTTTGCCATCGGCCCCGAATTCTGA
- a CDS encoding superoxide dismutase, translated as MRFELPALPYDRHSLEPHLSAAMVDAHYSGYHLACIQRLNTRLECLNPTADSLEELLDSTDDEIAYLAAEVWNHAFYWHCLTPWGNTTPAAELKADIDGAFGSLAGFHQAFKTSALAHIGSGWIWLIRNHDGQLTIITTNDGQAPLAQGIKPLIGIDLWEHAWYLDFQNNRDAYLDAISTLINWDFVTLNNG; from the coding sequence ATGCGCTTCGAGCTCCCGGCGTTGCCCTATGATCGCCACTCTCTCGAGCCTCATCTATCGGCAGCGATGGTGGACGCCCATTATTCGGGCTATCACCTGGCCTGCATCCAGCGTCTGAACACACGGCTGGAGTGTCTGAACCCAACTGCCGATTCTCTGGAAGAATTGCTTGATTCCACTGATGACGAAATAGCCTATCTCGCCGCAGAAGTCTGGAATCATGCCTTCTATTGGCACTGTCTCACCCCTTGGGGAAATACAACACCAGCTGCTGAACTGAAGGCCGATATCGATGGAGCCTTTGGCTCTCTCGCAGGATTCCATCAGGCCTTCAAGACCAGCGCGTTGGCACACATCGGCAGCGGTTGGATATGGCTGATCAGAAACCACGACGGACAGCTGACAATTATCACCACCAACGATGGGCAGGCACCGCTAGCACAAGGAATCAAGCCGCTGATCGGCATAGACCTCTGGGAACATGCCTGGTATCTCGACTTCCAGAATAATCGTGACGCCTATCTGGACGCCATCAGCACGCTGATCAACTGGGATTTTGTAACCTTGAACAACGGTTGA
- a CDS encoding nucleotide sugar dehydrogenase has translation MRVMIHGSELSAATAAAALSWVGHQVCWQPLGNTWQELRGRGWLVREPLLTQHIEDALANGRLRIDEQQSLSGSPIDVLWLALSPDQREEATRVVEGSAERLSPQSILINNATFPVGDTERLESLVADRGTVAVALPDTLEEGRAWETFTRARQWLLGCDDDRAERQVRELMRAFNRRHEVFQRMPRRAAELTKLAINGMLATRISYMNEMAGLADTLGVDVEHVRQGMGADPRIGYEYLYPGCGFGGPNFSRDLMGLADVQSSSGRHSELLDQVLEINEHKKETLFRKLWAHFHGRLEGRRVAIWGAAFKPGTARIDQAPVLTLLRALFAQGVHVRLHDPAALPAVREAIGDHPLLTLCEGDPLVACEDVDALMLVTEWKAYWNPDWEALSMRLSGRLVLDGRNIYDPQFVAAQGLHYRGIGRRADPREH, from the coding sequence ATGCGCGTGATGATTCACGGCAGTGAACTGTCAGCGGCAACTGCAGCGGCGGCATTATCCTGGGTTGGGCATCAGGTTTGCTGGCAACCGCTGGGTAACACCTGGCAGGAGTTGCGCGGTAGAGGCTGGCTTGTTCGAGAGCCGTTGTTGACGCAACACATCGAGGATGCACTGGCCAATGGTCGTCTGCGTATCGATGAACAGCAGAGCCTGTCCGGCTCGCCCATTGATGTGCTTTGGTTGGCATTGTCTCCTGATCAACGCGAGGAAGCTACACGCGTTGTGGAAGGCTCGGCCGAGCGCCTGAGCCCTCAATCGATCTTGATCAACAACGCGACTTTCCCGGTTGGAGACACCGAGCGACTCGAGTCGCTGGTAGCCGATAGGGGGACGGTTGCCGTTGCGCTACCGGATACTCTTGAGGAAGGACGTGCCTGGGAAACCTTTACTCGTGCACGGCAGTGGCTACTGGGATGCGATGATGATCGCGCAGAACGGCAAGTGCGAGAACTCATGCGTGCCTTCAATCGCCGCCATGAAGTGTTCCAACGTATGCCTCGCCGTGCTGCGGAGCTGACCAAGCTGGCAATCAACGGCATGTTGGCTACACGCATCAGCTACATGAACGAGATGGCAGGGCTGGCGGATACGCTTGGGGTCGATGTCGAACATGTGCGTCAGGGAATGGGCGCGGACCCCCGGATCGGCTACGAGTATCTCTATCCGGGATGTGGGTTCGGCGGGCCCAACTTCAGTCGCGATCTGATGGGACTGGCCGATGTCCAATCCTCGAGTGGTCGGCATTCAGAACTTCTCGATCAAGTGCTCGAGATCAACGAGCACAAGAAGGAAACCCTGTTCCGCAAGCTCTGGGCTCATTTCCACGGGCGTCTGGAAGGTCGCCGTGTGGCGATCTGGGGAGCCGCTTTCAAGCCGGGAACTGCGCGCATAGATCAAGCCCCGGTGCTGACGCTGCTGCGAGCACTCTTTGCTCAGGGGGTTCATGTGCGACTGCACGACCCCGCAGCGCTTCCGGCAGTACGTGAGGCCATCGGTGATCATCCATTGCTGACACTATGCGAGGGAGACCCCCTTGTTGCCTGCGAGGACGTCGACGCCCTGATGCTGGTGACCGAGTGGAAGGCTTATTGGAACCCTGATTGGGAAGCCTTGAGCATGCGTCTTTCGGGGCGTCTGGTACTGGATGGCCGCAATATCTATGACCCGCAATTTGTGGCGGCTCAAGGGCTTCACTATCGAGGTATCGGGCGGCGCGCAGACCCACGGGAGCATTGA